TTGCATTTTTCCAACAAAGGCCGTCTGAAAGGCCTTGCCGGACTGCACTATTTCCGCAGCAAACAAGACGAATGGGTAGATATCCGTAGCATCGGCGGCCGCAACACCTTTGACGACCGCAACAGCGTGCACGCCCTGTTTGCCGAAACCACATACAGCCCCAGCGAAAAATGGGACATCACAGCCGCCGCCCGCCTTGAAAAAGAAACGCACAAAAGAAGCGGCGGCAGCGGCGCACTGCACCTTGATTTAGACAAAGGCCAGACCGTGTTCCTGCCCAAAATCGACATTGCCTTCAAACCCACCGACCAATGGGTCAGCGGCATCAAAGCCGCACGCGGCTACAACCCCGGCGGCGCGGGCATCACCTTCGGCCGCCCCGTCGTAACCTACACTTATGAACCCGAATATGTGAACAACTACGAGTGGTACACCCGCTGGCGCAGCGCAGACCGCCGCCTGCAACTCTCCGGCAACCTGTTCCTGAACCACTACCGCGACATGCAGCTCCCCTTCTATCTCGGCATCAACTCCGTCGTCATCCGCAACGCCAAAAAAGTCCACACCTACGGCGCAGAACTCGCCGCCGACTGGCAGACCACCGACAGCCTGAAACTCACCACCGGACTGGGACTGCTCAACACCAAAATCAAAAGCTATCCCTACAGCGGCATCGAAGGCAACAAACTCGGCCGCGCACCCAAATACACCGCCAACATTGGCGTGAAATACCTGAACGACAAAGGCTGGGAAGCCGGCGGCGACGTGCGCTTCTACGGCGACTACTACTCCGCCGCCGACAATGCCGAATCAGGCAAAATCGGCGCATACAACCAAGTCAACCTCTACACCGCCTACAACTTCAAACAAGGCCGCATCTCGCTCTACGCCGACAACGTGTTCAACCGCCGCCGCCCCATATTCATTTCCAGCGCCGACCGCCAAGACGCACTCTACCAACGCCCCAGAAGCGTAGGTGTGAGCGCGGAATGGAAGTTTTAGGCGGGGCTGAAATGATGGAGGCCGTCTGAAACTATCGTAGATCAAGCATCAATGCTCTACCTACGGTTACTGGAATAACGAAGGTCAGCTGAAACGGCCGTAACAACCGATTATCGTCATTCCCGCACAGGCGGGAATCCAGAATGAAGCCTCGAAGGTACTTCTTTATCCGATAAGTTTCTATACGGATAGGTTTGGATTCTCGCCTGTACGGGGGTAGCGAAGCGGACTTGCGTAAGCTAATGACGGCACAAGAAGTCTAATCATCAATATCCAACCTGCGCCTGCTCCCCAAAAACATCCAAAGGAATCCCATGCACTACTTCACCCCTGCCAAAACCCTGCCCGAAGGTACCATCTACCTGACCGACCTGACCCACGTCGCTGACTTTTCCGACTGGCTGGCAGAATTCGAAACCCTGTTAAACCAAAACCGCCGCTTCGCCACCGTCTGCACCCCGATGCGGCGGCAGGTGAGCGACGAACAGCGCATTGCCGACCGCAAAACCTACATCGAATGGATAAAGGCACACCGGCCGCAACTCGCCGAACACTGCGCTGCCATGCTCCTCATCGAACCCGACGCGGCGCAACTGGCATTCTTCCGCGAACAATCGTCCAAACTCGCCCCCGCACTGGGCGTGAACTATATCGTCGAAGCAGATGAAACAACCGCCCTGCTTCGCGCAGAAGAAGCGTTGAAGGCTGTCTAAAAAAATACTAGACCCATTACTTACGGGTCTTAAATACAAATCAACTATTGCTACCCAATGTGTTCAGACGGCCTTGTACCTTTATTCGCCTCATTCTCAGAAGAATCATGTGATGTTCGACAATCAGACTTCCCCAAACTCACGCGACTGGCTGCTGCTTATCTGCGGCAGTACCTACAAATTCACGCTGACCGGTTTTTATCTGGTCGCGCTGGTCGCTATTTTGAAAAACCACGGTTACAGCCTGAACCAACTGAGCTGGATACATTTAATCGGCGGTATCGAAGCGGCGAAGGTGTTGTTTGCCGCGCTGATGGAGCGACAGCCGGCGGGGCGGTTCGGGCGGTTTCGCGGCTGGCTGCTGGCGGCGACACTGGGGCTTTCGGCAGTGTTCGGGCTAATAGCCTGCACCGACATAACGCAGAACTTCGCGCTGCTTCTGGTCTGCTGCGTTTTGCTCTCGGCCATGTCGGCGGTGTACGGCTGCGCGATGCTGGGCTTGTCGTGCATCGTCCTTCCGCACCGCGAACGCGGTTTCGGCGGCGTGATTCAGACGATGGCGGCGCGCGGCGGCAAGATGATAGGCGGCGCGCTGGTATTGTGGCTGTATCAGGAATACGGGCAGACGGCGGCGGTAGGCTTTATGCTGGCGTTCAGCCTGCTGATGTTGCTGCAACTCTTGTGCTACCGCGAGCCGGACAGCCCGACGGCGCAAGGCAGTTGGACGGCGTTGGCAGCGCGGCTGGTTTCCTTTTGGCGGCGGCCTGAAACGGGCTGGCGGTGGCTGGTTTTACTGTTTGCCGTTGCCGCGCCGTATGCATTTGCGGCGGCGACTTTTGTGCCTAAGCTGGCGGATTTGGGCTTTTCCCCGAAACAGACGGGCGGGATTCTGGCGGTGGGTATTCCTGTTGCCTGCCTGATTGTTACGCCGCTATCGGGCTGGTTTTCACGCAATTATCCGCGCCGCAAACTCGTGTTCCTGCTCTACGCGCTGCAACTGCCGCTTTTGGTGTCCATGACCGCCATCGACGTGCTCGCCCGCGTTCACCCTTGGCTGCCGCCCGCGCAAATCATCGCCCTGAGTCTGAGCTACACGCTGCTGCTGCCGGTAATACTGGCTTTGGTGATGGATAAATCCGACCGCGCCACCGCCGCATTCGACAGCAGCCTGCAATTCTCCGTGGTTCTGCTCGGCAGTTACGCGGCCGGTTTTTCCGCCCTGCGGCTGGCCAAGGCTATTGGTTATACGGATGCGTATTGGGTTGCAGTGTACTTAGCTGTATTGGTAGGCCTGCTTTTATATTTGAATAAAAATTTATTTAATTATCCACAGCGTGATTCACAATAATGAGTTCAGATATTTACCCATCAATTTTAATTGAATGCTCCTCCGGATAATTTTTCATTTTATTGCACAATCTCTCAAAAAATATAACAAAAAGTGCCCATAATACTGCCGTTATTACACTCTTAAATTCAAAAGGAACCTCATGACTGCTGTTCTCATAGTTCTCGGCTTGATCGCCATTGTTGTCGGTATTTTGGGAACGATTTACCCTGCCTTGCCTGGATTGGGCTTGATGTTTGGTGGCGCATGGTTGTTGGGTTATGCCGGCGATTATCAAGTGTTTGGCTCGGGTACGCTGACCTTTTTGGCCATCGTTGCCGTATTCGGTACTGCGATGGACTATGTGGCGGGCGCATTGGGTGCAAAATATACAGGCGCAAGTAAAACCGCGGTTTGGGGTGCATTTATCGGCGGCATCGTCGGCGCATTCTTCTCCATTCCCGGCTTGTTGCTCGGCCCGTTGACCGGCGCGGCCATCGGCGAATTTATCGCACGCAAAGACACATGGCAGGCAGGCAAAGTCGGTATCGGTACGTTTATCGGCTTCATCATCGGTACCGTAGCTAAAATCGGCTGCGCATTAACTATTGCACTGACTATCCTGTTTGTTTGGTTAGCCTCATTCTTCTAAACAAAAAACATTAAAGGCCGTCTGAATTTCAAGCATTCAGACGGCCTTTTTATTTCATGGTTTATTTACCGCAGCAGGCTTTGTATTTTTTACCGTTGCCACACGGACAAGGATCGTTGCGACCTACTTTTTCGCCTTCACGGCGTACGGTTTGCGGTTTATTGATGATGGCCTGCCAGTACCAGTAAATATCAAGCAGGACATGCGGCAAGTCAGATTCCAGTTGGGTCAGCTCTTTTTCATTCAGATGCAAGATGACTTCGCCGTTTTCCTCGTCGTCATAAATACCACCCAAAGCCATAATCGGATAGAACAAATCTTCAAACTCTTCCTGATTGACTGCTTCAAACCAATCGGTAGGCACAATATCCAGTGCGTAAAGGTAGGCGTTACACCAAGTGTAGAAATCCGGATTGCCGGCTTCATCTTCATAAAACCACAAATCAGGCAGAATTTTTTCGTTGAGCTTCATGCGCATATCGGCGGCCATTGCCATAACCAAACGTTCGATTTCAGTGCGCTCTTTGGCATCAAACAAAGATTCCTCACCCAAAATCTCTGGCAGCCAGTTGGTCGGATTCAAAGCATCCGGACCGCTCAATAAAGCCATCATAAAACCTTGAACTTCATCACAACGCATGGTGTTGTGGGCTTCAGATTTGGCATCCAACAATTCCATCAATCGGCTGCGTGCCGCTTCATCAAAAGTCAGTATTTGCATTTTTGTTCCTTAAAATAAAATCGTATTATTGTTTTCAGACGGCCTGGGCATGGATACGCTGCCGCATTTGTTCAAACAGACAAACCGTTGCCGCCATCGCGACATTCAAGGATTCGGTTTGCCCCAACATGGGGATTTTGACACAGGCATCGGCCTTCTCTTTTACCGTTTCACTCACGCCGCTGCCTTCGTTGCCAAATACCCAAGCACAGGGTTGACTGAGGTCCATCTCATACAAACCGATATTGCGACCGCCCAAGGCAGTTGCCCAAATTTGATGCTGATACGTTTTCATCCAAGCGGATAATTCCACTCGGCTGAAAATAGACAGCAGAAAATGCGCACCCATCCCCGCTCGCAACACTTTGGGCGACCAGATATCCACGGAATCATTGCCGCACACAATTTGCCTGACTCCGGCCGCTGCCGCGCTACGCAAAATCGTGCCTGCATTACCGGGGTCTTGTACCCGCTCCAATACCACGCAATCGCCGTCTGAAGGCAAACCTGCCTGCTGCGGAATATCAATCCAAGTCATCACATCATCGGCATCGGTCAGACTGGTGATTTTAGACAGTGCTTCGTTACCGACCCAAGTAATCAATCCCTCATCCAACTGCGCCGTAATTTCTTGAATTTCAATATGTTGCTGTTTCTTTTCAGGCAGATACACCTGTTTGGGCGTACCTCCGCTTTGCAAATAAGTTTGCAGCAGATGTACACCTTCCAATACGGTTTCACCGCTTTCGCGCCTTGCTTTAGCCTGCGTCAGCAGACGGAATAAATGTTTGAGCTGTTCGTTTTGAGCAGAGGTAATCAGTTTCATGGAGCGCATTATAACTGTTTTAACTTCCTTGAAGCCATGCTTTCAGACGGCCTGACGGTTTTGCTTCGAAAATAAAAAACCCTTGCAATGAAGCAAGGGTT
Above is a genomic segment from Neisseria subflava containing:
- a CDS encoding TrmH family RNA methyltransferase, giving the protein MKLITSAQNEQLKHLFRLLTQAKARRESGETVLEGVHLLQTYLQSGGTPKQVYLPEKKQQHIEIQEITAQLDEGLITWVGNEALSKITSLTDADDVMTWIDIPQQAGLPSDGDCVVLERVQDPGNAGTILRSAAAAGVRQIVCGNDSVDIWSPKVLRAGMGAHFLLSIFSRVELSAWMKTYQHQIWATALGGRNIGLYEMDLSQPCAWVFGNEGSGVSETVKEKADACVKIPMLGQTESLNVAMAATVCLFEQMRQRIHAQAV
- a CDS encoding extensin produces the protein MHYFTPAKTLPEGTIYLTDLTHVADFSDWLAEFETLLNQNRRFATVCTPMRRQVSDEQRIADRKTYIEWIKAHRPQLAEHCAAMLLIEPDAAQLAFFREQSSKLAPALGVNYIVEADETTALLRAEEALKAV
- a CDS encoding DUF456 domain-containing protein gives rise to the protein MTAVLIVLGLIAIVVGILGTIYPALPGLGLMFGGAWLLGYAGDYQVFGSGTLTFLAIVAVFGTAMDYVAGALGAKYTGASKTAVWGAFIGGIVGAFFSIPGLLLGPLTGAAIGEFIARKDTWQAGKVGIGTFIGFIIGTVAKIGCALTIALTILFVWLASFF
- a CDS encoding YecA family protein, which produces MQILTFDEAARSRLMELLDAKSEAHNTMRCDEVQGFMMALLSGPDALNPTNWLPEILGEESLFDAKERTEIERLVMAMAADMRMKLNEKILPDLWFYEDEAGNPDFYTWCNAYLYALDIVPTDWFEAVNQEEFEDLFYPIMALGGIYDDEENGEVILHLNEKELTQLESDLPHVLLDIYWYWQAIINKPQTVRREGEKVGRNDPCPCGNGKKYKACCGK
- a CDS encoding MFS transporter is translated as MFDNQTSPNSRDWLLLICGSTYKFTLTGFYLVALVAILKNHGYSLNQLSWIHLIGGIEAAKVLFAALMERQPAGRFGRFRGWLLAATLGLSAVFGLIACTDITQNFALLLVCCVLLSAMSAVYGCAMLGLSCIVLPHRERGFGGVIQTMAARGGKMIGGALVLWLYQEYGQTAAVGFMLAFSLLMLLQLLCYREPDSPTAQGSWTALAARLVSFWRRPETGWRWLVLLFAVAAPYAFAAATFVPKLADLGFSPKQTGGILAVGIPVACLIVTPLSGWFSRNYPRRKLVFLLYALQLPLLVSMTAIDVLARVHPWLPPAQIIALSLSYTLLLPVILALVMDKSDRATAAFDSSLQFSVVLLGSYAAGFSALRLAKAIGYTDAYWVAVYLAVLVGLLLYLNKNLFNYPQRDSQ